One genomic segment of Candidatus Berkiella aquae includes these proteins:
- a CDS encoding YicC/YloC family endoribonuclease, translating to MTAFARAAALQEWGQATWELRSVNHRYLDITFKMPDYFREYEVEWRNLLAKTLHRGKVECHLSFIPSAKTAPALQINSNLVNQLLDAAKQLATHDSVATGMKAMELLRWPDVVRQGTIDYSELKLPLTAELTQALQRLVQNRQQEGAALKIVLEGKSAQILEQVAIVKERLPLCLEAQKLKITQRLADIQANVEKERLEQELVFYAQRMDVAEEIDRLVTHVQAVEQALKIPASGRRLDFLMQEMNREANTLAAKSSDHLVTKAAVELKVIIEQMREQIQNVE from the coding sequence ATGACTGCCTTTGCCCGAGCGGCAGCTTTGCAAGAATGGGGACAGGCTACATGGGAGTTACGCTCTGTTAATCATCGCTATCTCGATATTACTTTTAAAATGCCTGATTATTTTCGAGAATATGAAGTTGAGTGGCGAAATTTGCTAGCTAAAACGCTACATCGCGGTAAGGTAGAATGTCATTTAAGCTTTATTCCCAGCGCTAAGACGGCCCCTGCGTTACAGATTAACAGTAATTTGGTTAATCAACTTCTTGATGCTGCCAAACAGTTGGCCACTCATGATTCTGTTGCAACTGGTATGAAAGCGATGGAATTGCTGCGCTGGCCAGACGTTGTGCGTCAGGGCACTATTGATTATTCCGAGCTAAAATTACCGTTAACGGCCGAGTTAACACAAGCGCTACAGCGACTTGTGCAAAATCGGCAACAAGAGGGAGCTGCGCTAAAAATAGTGCTAGAGGGCAAATCTGCTCAAATTTTAGAGCAGGTTGCTATTGTGAAAGAAAGATTACCTTTATGTTTAGAGGCGCAAAAGCTAAAAATCACTCAGAGATTGGCAGATATTCAAGCCAATGTTGAAAAAGAACGATTAGAACAAGAATTAGTTTTTTATGCACAACGAATGGATGTTGCAGAAGAAATTGATCGATTAGTAACGCATGTTCAAGCAGTAGAGCAAGCCTTGAAAATACCGGCGAGTGGGCGACGTTTAGACTTTTTAATGCAAGAAATGAACCGTGAAGCGAATACCTTGGCTGCTAAATCTTCTGATCATTTGGTAACCAAAGCAGCAGTGGAGCTTAAAGTGATTATTGAACAAATGCGTGAACAGATTCAAAATGTGGAATAA
- the gmk gene encoding guanylate kinase: MNLSGTLYIISAPSGGGKTSLVNAMLAELSNITVSISHTTRAPRVGEIEGKNYFFVDEATFRHHQEAGTFLEHAKVFNNWYGTSKTWVLEQLAKGIDVILEIDWQGAHAVKEQMECTSIFILPPSREVLLKRLVNRSQDSQAIIDVRMKQASQEISHHTEYDYVVVNDDFELALHDLKSIIIANRLRVVKQKVRYEALLHSLVVKEQ; the protein is encoded by the coding sequence ATGAATTTATCTGGAACACTTTATATTATTTCTGCTCCTTCTGGTGGGGGTAAAACAAGCCTGGTCAATGCCATGCTCGCAGAACTTTCTAATATTACGGTTTCAATTTCGCATACAACACGAGCACCCCGTGTCGGAGAAATAGAGGGTAAAAATTACTTTTTTGTAGATGAGGCAACTTTTCGTCATCATCAAGAGGCTGGTACTTTCTTAGAGCATGCCAAAGTATTTAACAATTGGTATGGTACCTCAAAAACCTGGGTTTTAGAGCAGCTCGCGAAAGGGATAGATGTTATTTTAGAAATTGATTGGCAAGGTGCGCACGCAGTAAAAGAGCAAATGGAATGTACGAGTATTTTCATTTTGCCCCCTTCTCGTGAGGTTTTGTTAAAACGATTGGTGAATCGTAGCCAAGATAGCCAAGCGATTATTGATGTGCGGATGAAACAAGCTAGCCAGGAAATTTCTCATCATACAGAATATGATTATGTTGTCGTCAATGATGATTTTGAGTTAGCGCTACATGATCTGAAGTCTATTATTATCGCTAACCGTTTGCGGGTTGTGAAACAGAAAGTACGATATGAGGCGTTACTCCATTCTTTGGTTGTCAAAGAACAATAA
- the rpoZ gene encoding DNA-directed RNA polymerase subunit omega — MARITVEDCLSNVANRFELVLVATKRARQLAMTGAEPLVAWQNDKPTVVALREIALGHFGQEFLAQPDN, encoded by the coding sequence ATGGCTCGTATTACAGTTGAAGATTGCTTATCAAACGTTGCCAATCGCTTTGAGCTGGTTTTGGTCGCAACAAAGCGTGCTAGACAGCTTGCTATGACAGGCGCAGAACCTTTAGTAGCTTGGCAAAATGATAAACCAACCGTCGTTGCATTAAGAGAAATTGCATTGGGACATTTTGGACAAGAGTTTTTAGCACAGCCTGATAATTAA
- a CDS encoding RelA/SpoT family protein: protein MFAFTDLRDELALYLPPEQVEEITHAYLLAEKAHEGQKRYTGEPYISHPVEVARILAGLHMDYQCIMAAMLHDVIEDTAIDKSAIVARFGEKVAELVDGVSKLKQIKFESREQAQAENFRKMMLAMAQDIRVILIKLADRLHNMRTLACLPAPKRRRIALETLEIYAPIAHRLGINHMRVEFEDLGFASLYPLRYRVLKESVKRARGNRKALIHTIESEIKKRLNEAGLVQGTIWGREKHLYSLYKKMHQKRLSLSEVMDVYAFRIVVDKMSDAYLALGVVHSIYRPIARRFKDYIAIPKANGYQSLHTTLIGPHGVPIEVQIRTQEMEHLAENGIAAHWLYKTTEKETSQVHTKEWLKDLLELQKHTGNPIEFIENVKVDLFSEAVYVFTPKGTIFSLPQGATPVDFAYMVHTDIGNACVGCKIDRRLAPLSTRLRSGQTIEVITATGAHPNPAWLTFAVTGKARNNIRHWLKSQQSAESQALGKRLLNSILVETNQSLDNFSTKSLEDAVKDMGLRTVEELYEDVGLGKRMAPLVVKRLLASIQAVDGVESKRQTKPLTIKGTEGLVVTYAKCCYPIPGDLIVGSLAQGQGVVIHKERCHKIARLKKISHEYINVAWEDKVVGEFQVPVVVDVVNGRGVLASLANAIADSNANIINVHVDERDGSHNTVKFIVSVRNRSHLARIMRRLRMVNEVTRITRGK from the coding sequence GTGTTTGCATTTACCGATTTAAGAGATGAACTGGCGCTATATTTACCCCCTGAACAAGTCGAAGAAATTACCCATGCGTACCTGCTTGCAGAAAAAGCGCATGAGGGGCAAAAACGTTATACAGGTGAACCCTACATTTCACACCCTGTCGAAGTCGCACGTATTTTGGCAGGGCTGCATATGGATTATCAATGCATCATGGCGGCAATGCTTCATGATGTGATTGAAGATACGGCGATTGATAAATCAGCTATCGTTGCTCGCTTTGGTGAGAAGGTTGCAGAGCTTGTTGATGGCGTTAGCAAATTAAAACAAATTAAATTTGAAAGTCGAGAACAAGCACAAGCCGAAAATTTCCGCAAAATGATGTTAGCAATGGCGCAAGATATACGCGTCATTTTGATAAAATTAGCAGACCGCTTACATAATATGCGCACATTAGCGTGTTTACCTGCGCCCAAAAGAAGACGAATTGCGCTTGAAACACTTGAGATCTATGCGCCCATTGCCCATCGCTTAGGCATTAACCATATGCGAGTCGAATTCGAAGATTTAGGCTTTGCTTCGTTATATCCTTTGCGTTATCGCGTTTTAAAAGAATCGGTTAAACGTGCACGCGGCAATCGTAAGGCCTTAATTCATACCATCGAAAGTGAAATAAAAAAGCGACTCAATGAAGCAGGACTAGTCCAAGGCACGATTTGGGGCAGAGAAAAGCATCTGTATAGCTTGTATAAAAAAATGCATCAAAAACGTTTGTCATTGTCAGAGGTGATGGATGTTTATGCCTTTCGTATTGTTGTTGATAAAATGTCCGATGCTTATCTTGCATTGGGTGTGGTGCATAGTATCTATCGCCCCATTGCGCGACGTTTTAAAGATTATATTGCCATTCCTAAAGCGAATGGTTATCAATCATTACATACAACACTTATTGGTCCACATGGTGTGCCCATCGAAGTGCAAATTCGTACGCAGGAAATGGAACATTTAGCAGAAAATGGTATTGCAGCACATTGGTTATATAAGACGACCGAAAAAGAAACGTCTCAAGTTCATACCAAAGAATGGTTAAAAGATTTATTGGAGCTGCAAAAGCATACTGGAAATCCAATCGAATTCATTGAAAATGTAAAGGTCGATTTATTCTCAGAAGCCGTTTACGTTTTTACGCCTAAAGGAACCATTTTTTCATTGCCGCAAGGGGCGACGCCAGTCGATTTTGCTTATATGGTGCATACGGATATTGGCAATGCATGTGTTGGTTGTAAAATTGATAGACGGTTAGCACCCTTAAGCACCAGGCTACGTAGTGGTCAGACGATTGAAGTCATTACCGCAACCGGCGCTCATCCCAATCCTGCCTGGCTGACTTTCGCGGTTACGGGTAAAGCGCGCAATAATATTCGCCATTGGCTCAAGAGTCAGCAATCTGCAGAATCACAAGCATTAGGCAAAAGATTACTCAATAGTATATTGGTCGAGACAAATCAGTCGTTAGATAATTTCTCGACCAAGAGCTTGGAAGATGCCGTTAAAGATATGGGATTGCGAACGGTTGAGGAACTTTATGAGGATGTTGGCTTAGGTAAACGAATGGCGCCTTTAGTTGTAAAAAGGTTGCTTGCTTCGATACAAGCCGTTGACGGTGTTGAAAGCAAACGACAAACAAAACCACTTACCATTAAGGGAACAGAGGGGTTAGTTGTTACTTATGCAAAATGTTGTTATCCCATTCCAGGAGATTTAATTGTTGGTAGTCTTGCACAAGGGCAAGGTGTTGTCATTCATAAAGAACGTTGTCATAAGATTGCTAGACTCAAAAAGATCAGCCATGAGTACATTAATGTTGCTTGGGAAGATAAAGTCGTTGGTGAATTTCAAGTTCCCGTTGTGGTAGATGTTGTGAATGGGCGAGGTGTACTTGCCTCTTTAGCCAATGCGATTGCTGATTCTAATGCAAATATCATTAATGTTCATGTTGATGAAAGAGATGGATCACATAATACCGTTAAATTCATTGTCTCGGTTCGAAATCGTTCCCATTTGGCAAGAATCATGCGTCGCTTGAGAATGGTCAATGAAGTAACGCGCATTACTCGCGGAAAATAA
- the recG gene encoding ATP-dependent DNA helicase RecG, which produces MQTEVSFDWFSPIASLKGVGEKIAEKLVKLQIFTMGDLLLHCPFRYEDRTHLTPIKDLQAEKTCVIQGKILHSKVENFRKKRCVLTMSDESGGMVQVVFFHYLAQKPWKIGGILRCYGQIKAQSHFLQMVHPEVEFIDDNNSSMPSTLTAVYPTVAGLSQAWLRKTIGKLLDTYRLRFKNQTDIFVNHLEKLAMQTWVDALCNIHQPTSDMDIAALTNRKHAAYTRLIAEELFAHQSSLARLRQQTNQQRATKLPQHQTSYQAFLTTLPFSLTDAQMNVWQDITQDLAKETPMMRLVQGDVGCGKTIVAGLAALQAIANGTQVAIMAPTEILAEQHLSHFIEWFRPLGYRCELLVSKMKSKEKRNIKENITLGLTHIIIGTHALFQEDIQFHHLGLAIIDEQHRFGVHQRLALQAKGVSAINPCHPHQLIMTATPIPRTLAMSQYSHLDISVIDSLPPGRQPITTLTISQSRRDEMIERMRHVCQKGQQIYWVCALIEESEILTCQAAEVAAQTLQEAMPEYKIGLVHGRLDPDEKEAIMQAFYRNEIAVLVATTVIEVGVNVPNATLMVIENPERFGLAQLHQLRGRVGRGNEASFCILLYGSLSKMAKERLSILRDNIDGFIIAEADLAMRGPGEILGTKQTGAISFKIADLQRDQAVLESITEQAQKLQLLPAHYIDRLITKWLGFHDYTKA; this is translated from the coding sequence TTGCAAACAGAAGTATCATTTGATTGGTTTTCGCCCATTGCCTCACTAAAAGGGGTTGGTGAGAAAATAGCAGAAAAACTTGTTAAATTACAAATTTTCACCATGGGTGATTTATTGCTTCATTGCCCTTTTCGTTATGAAGATCGTACTCATCTAACACCGATAAAGGATTTGCAAGCAGAAAAAACTTGTGTGATCCAAGGCAAGATTTTGCATAGCAAAGTTGAAAATTTCCGAAAAAAACGTTGTGTTTTAACCATGTCTGATGAATCAGGCGGTATGGTTCAAGTTGTTTTTTTTCATTATCTTGCACAAAAACCATGGAAAATAGGAGGGATTTTACGCTGTTATGGTCAAATAAAAGCACAGTCCCATTTTTTGCAGATGGTGCACCCAGAAGTTGAATTCATTGATGATAATAATTCATCGATGCCTTCAACATTGACAGCGGTTTATCCAACGGTTGCTGGATTATCACAAGCATGGTTGCGCAAAACCATTGGTAAGTTATTAGATACCTACCGCCTACGATTTAAAAATCAAACAGATATTTTTGTCAATCATCTTGAAAAATTGGCGATGCAAACTTGGGTCGATGCATTATGTAATATTCATCAACCAACCAGTGATATGGATATTGCAGCATTAACCAATAGAAAGCATGCAGCGTATACGCGTCTGATTGCAGAAGAATTATTTGCACATCAATCAAGCTTAGCACGTCTTCGACAACAAACGAATCAACAACGCGCAACGAAACTACCGCAGCATCAAACATCCTATCAAGCATTTTTAACAACCTTACCCTTTTCACTCACCGATGCACAGATGAATGTTTGGCAGGATATTACGCAAGATTTGGCAAAAGAGACACCCATGATGCGTTTAGTGCAGGGGGATGTAGGATGTGGCAAAACCATTGTAGCAGGATTGGCAGCATTACAAGCGATTGCCAATGGAACACAAGTTGCGATTATGGCGCCAACAGAAATTCTTGCTGAACAACATTTATCCCACTTTATTGAATGGTTTAGACCATTGGGATATCGCTGTGAATTATTGGTCAGTAAAATGAAAAGTAAAGAAAAGCGGAATATCAAAGAAAATATAACGCTTGGGTTGACGCATATTATTATTGGAACCCATGCCTTATTTCAAGAAGATATTCAATTTCATCATTTAGGCCTAGCGATTATTGATGAACAACATCGTTTTGGGGTGCATCAACGATTAGCACTGCAAGCAAAAGGGGTCAGTGCTATCAATCCTTGCCATCCCCATCAATTGATCATGACCGCAACACCTATCCCTCGTACCTTAGCCATGAGCCAATACTCACACTTAGATATTTCAGTGATTGATAGCTTGCCTCCTGGGAGACAACCTATAACCACATTAACTATCTCGCAAAGCCGCCGTGATGAAATGATTGAACGTATGAGACATGTCTGTCAAAAAGGTCAGCAAATCTATTGGGTTTGCGCATTAATAGAAGAATCAGAAATACTGACATGCCAAGCTGCAGAGGTTGCTGCACAAACATTACAGGAAGCGATGCCTGAATATAAAATAGGTCTTGTGCATGGTCGGTTAGATCCCGATGAAAAAGAAGCTATCATGCAAGCTTTTTACCGTAATGAAATTGCTGTTTTAGTTGCAACGACTGTGATAGAAGTCGGTGTGAATGTACCTAATGCAACATTAATGGTCATTGAAAATCCTGAGCGCTTTGGCTTAGCACAATTGCATCAGTTACGAGGGCGGGTTGGCAGAGGCAATGAAGCAAGTTTTTGCATCTTGTTATATGGCTCATTAAGCAAAATGGCAAAAGAGCGCCTTAGTATTTTAAGAGATAATATTGATGGTTTTATTATTGCTGAGGCAGATCTTGCTATGCGTGGACCTGGTGAAATATTAGGTACCAAACAGACAGGGGCTATTTCTTTTAAAATTGCTGATTTGCAGCGCGATCAAGCTGTATTAGAATCCATCACTGAACAAGCGCAAAAGCTGCAATTATTACCTGCACACTATATAGATCGCCTTATCACAAAATGGCTTGGTTTTCATGACTATACTAAAGCATGA
- a CDS encoding arginase family protein, translating into MQERLFDLIGAKLGWGAQNHLTQQGPEVFKDFATMPKISWRSMLSPSVSYENNLKLNYPERLQQVYGLCEKLASEVQQTIASKHYPLVIGGDHAMAIGTWSGAVHALAASQAFGLIWIDAHMDSHTPQTTPSMAIHGMPLAVLMGYGESALTHLAGPSPKLNPRHVVLIGVRSFEQGEAALLKELNVTVYYMDDVKKLGVKTVFEKALQQVTQGTKAFGVSVDLDAFDPALAPGVGTPEPDGLPTKEVLAALKEISSHPLFCALEIAELNPNKDSDNKTLILTQNIVESVVKHE; encoded by the coding sequence ATGCAAGAGAGACTATTTGATTTAATTGGCGCTAAATTGGGTTGGGGCGCACAAAATCATTTAACTCAACAAGGGCCTGAAGTTTTTAAAGATTTTGCAACAATGCCAAAAATATCGTGGCGTTCAATGCTAAGCCCTTCTGTTTCTTATGAAAATAATCTCAAATTGAATTATCCAGAGCGCTTACAGCAAGTTTATGGATTATGCGAAAAACTAGCTAGCGAAGTTCAGCAAACAATAGCCTCAAAGCATTATCCATTAGTGATTGGGGGCGATCATGCGATGGCTATTGGCACTTGGAGTGGTGCTGTTCATGCATTGGCAGCTTCACAAGCTTTTGGATTAATCTGGATTGATGCTCATATGGATTCACATACCCCACAAACAACCCCCTCAATGGCTATCCATGGTATGCCATTAGCGGTGTTAATGGGATATGGCGAGTCGGCATTAACCCATCTTGCAGGGCCAAGTCCCAAATTAAATCCTCGCCATGTTGTCTTGATTGGGGTGCGTAGTTTTGAACAAGGGGAAGCTGCGTTATTAAAAGAGTTAAATGTTACTGTTTATTACATGGACGATGTGAAGAAATTAGGTGTTAAAACCGTATTTGAGAAAGCCTTACAACAGGTAACTCAAGGCACTAAAGCATTTGGCGTGAGTGTTGATTTAGATGCATTTGATCCCGCCTTGGCTCCTGGGGTTGGTACGCCAGAACCAGATGGCTTGCCTACAAAAGAAGTATTGGCTGCGTTAAAAGAAATTTCGAGTCACCCTCTTTTTTGTGCGTTAGAGATTGCAGAATTGAACCCTAATAAAGATAGTGACAATAAGACACTTATCTTAACTCAGAATATAGTGGAAAGTGTGGTAAAACATGAATAA
- the rocD gene encoding ornithine--oxo-acid transaminase, whose amino-acid sequence MNNQEWIAKEEKHCAHNYHPLPIVLTKGQGVWLWDIEGKRYLDMMSAYSAISLGHSHPKLISVLKEQAERLCVVSRAFHADTLQPFLEKLCTVSGMDMALPMNSGAEAVETALKAARRFGYEQKSIPDNQGEIIVARDNFHGRTISIISFSTEKAYQEHFGPLTPGFVTIPFGNSEALKRAITQNTCAFLVEPIQGEAGIQIPPKGWLKECEEICRAENILFILDEIQSGLGRTGKMFAFEHEDVQPDGLILGKALGGGILPVSAFLARKEVMDVFAPGTHGSTFGGNPLAAKIGLATLGVFEDEDIVKNSFEMGNILLQALRTIKHPLIKEVRGRGLWIGVEINKPNVARAICEKMMTLGVLAKETHDTVIRFAPPLIIKENEIDFAVAQFAKALEEF is encoded by the coding sequence ATGAATAATCAAGAATGGATTGCTAAAGAAGAAAAACATTGTGCCCATAATTATCATCCCTTACCCATTGTGCTGACCAAAGGCCAGGGTGTTTGGCTTTGGGATATTGAAGGAAAACGTTATTTAGATATGATGTCAGCTTATTCTGCTATTAGTTTAGGACACTCACATCCTAAATTAATTTCTGTATTGAAAGAACAAGCGGAAAGACTCTGTGTTGTATCTAGAGCATTTCATGCAGATACGTTACAGCCATTTCTAGAGAAATTATGCACTGTTAGTGGAATGGATATGGCATTACCGATGAATTCGGGTGCAGAAGCGGTTGAAACCGCATTGAAAGCAGCACGGCGCTTTGGTTATGAACAAAAGAGCATTCCTGATAATCAAGGAGAAATTATTGTTGCTAGAGATAATTTTCATGGACGCACGATTAGTATTATTAGCTTTTCAACAGAAAAAGCCTACCAAGAACATTTTGGACCGCTGACGCCAGGATTTGTAACAATACCATTTGGTAATAGTGAAGCCTTAAAACGAGCGATTACCCAAAATACCTGTGCTTTTCTCGTAGAACCTATTCAAGGTGAAGCGGGTATTCAAATTCCACCTAAAGGTTGGCTCAAAGAATGCGAAGAGATTTGTCGTGCAGAAAACATCTTATTCATTCTAGATGAGATACAGTCCGGGTTAGGAAGAACGGGAAAAATGTTTGCCTTCGAGCATGAAGATGTGCAACCTGATGGATTAATTTTAGGTAAAGCATTGGGAGGCGGTATTTTACCGGTATCCGCATTCTTAGCAAGAAAAGAAGTCATGGATGTTTTTGCGCCAGGCACTCATGGATCAACGTTTGGCGGTAATCCACTTGCTGCTAAAATTGGACTCGCTACACTTGGAGTCTTTGAGGATGAAGACATTGTTAAAAATAGTTTTGAGATGGGAAATATTTTATTACAAGCGTTACGTACAATTAAACATCCATTAATTAAAGAAGTGCGTGGAAGGGGATTATGGATTGGAGTTGAGATAAATAAACCTAATGTTGCTCGAGCTATTTGTGAGAAGATGATGACATTAGGTGTTTTAGCGAAGGAAACGCATGATACGGTTATTCGTTTTGCGCCGCCACTTATTATCAAAGAAAACGAAATTGATTTTGCGGTAGCGCAGTTTGCGAAAGCGTTAGAGGAGTTCTAA
- a CDS encoding EamA family transporter: MNQYSAYALLALAQAAIAVNVVVGKFVIEAQMPIFVFLGVRFLISSVFLSVLMVLGRISLISPTHPTRRLEKRDWIFLLGQAMTGGFLFNYLFFWGIESTTATSAGIISSTLPAFLAIAAFIVLQEKFTRLKVFGIILAILGIIVINLDNGTDPDAVTGSFFGDFLVLLAILPEALYSIFNKCISHRVTPLGSACVVNWMIFLLILPLCLGSLENVDMSAFPDHYWGLIAIGSLCGAFFYWAWGKGLQIIPASTAAIFGGVLPVVISLLGYFFLNEIFGWYDLCGMLLVFASIATGVERKPRKKIAVKNIGHSYEL, translated from the coding sequence ATGAATCAATATAGTGCTTATGCGTTATTAGCTTTAGCACAAGCTGCAATTGCGGTGAATGTTGTTGTGGGAAAATTTGTGATAGAAGCACAAATGCCCATTTTTGTATTTCTTGGCGTACGTTTTTTGATTAGTAGTGTATTTTTGAGCGTGTTGATGGTATTAGGAAGAATATCGCTGATTTCACCAACGCATCCCACAAGAAGACTTGAAAAGCGAGATTGGATTTTTTTATTAGGTCAAGCAATGACGGGGGGCTTTTTATTTAATTATTTATTCTTTTGGGGAATTGAATCAACGACGGCAACCTCTGCCGGTATTATTAGTAGTACGTTACCTGCATTTTTAGCGATTGCCGCTTTCATTGTATTACAAGAAAAATTTACACGCTTAAAAGTGTTTGGCATTATCTTGGCTATTCTGGGTATTATTGTAATCAATTTAGATAATGGCACTGATCCTGATGCCGTGACCGGCAGTTTTTTTGGAGATTTTTTAGTACTGTTAGCTATTTTACCCGAAGCGCTGTATTCCATTTTTAACAAATGCATTAGCCATCGTGTCACACCTTTAGGGAGCGCATGTGTTGTCAATTGGATGATTTTTTTGTTGATATTGCCTTTATGTTTGGGATCATTAGAAAATGTAGATATGTCAGCTTTCCCGGATCATTATTGGGGTTTAATTGCCATAGGGAGTTTGTGTGGCGCATTTTTTTACTGGGCATGGGGAAAGGGATTACAAATTATCCCAGCCAGTACTGCGGCAATATTTGGTGGTGTATTACCAGTGGTGATTTCTTTACTGGGCTATTTTTTCCTAAATGAAATTTTTGGATGGTATGATTTGTGTGGCATGCTCTTGGTATTTGCTTCCATTGCTACAGGGGTTGAAAGGAAGCCTAGAAAAAAGATAGCAGTAAAAAATATTGGTCACAGTTATGAGCTGTAA
- a CDS encoding ankyrin repeat domain-containing protein: MQGYWPTSSDDQTVFNNVVDALKLRDDGFIIQTLNNNPGLLKSHDANHNTLFHHAAKEGCSANIFNYFLEHHADASLPNQDGFGALHYLAFYNRYTHLYALLQYKPTLDINITTTLGESAAYLAAFNGSSQALELLIKHRANINLSNCEQQTPLHLACFQGHTDCIILLLMAKADVNAQDRQERIPLHYLAQNSTLDSSIKNSLLELFCCLRPALNQKCSEGFTPDQHASAFGNLEFSVELIKSKFPTLYNLCVQYISENTTSFPSEITMLPPVCQDSIFFRYNVISSSQQSVETISSLPDKVELVKKSFGYSS; this comes from the coding sequence ATGCAAGGTTATTGGCCCACTTCTTCAGATGATCAAACAGTATTTAACAATGTCGTAGATGCACTTAAATTGCGAGATGATGGGTTTATCATTCAGACTCTCAATAATAATCCTGGTTTACTGAAATCACATGATGCGAATCACAACACTTTATTTCATCATGCCGCCAAAGAAGGGTGTAGTGCCAATATTTTTAATTATTTTTTGGAACATCATGCGGATGCTTCTCTACCCAATCAGGACGGCTTTGGTGCTTTGCATTATCTTGCTTTTTACAACCGTTACACTCATCTTTATGCTTTGTTACAATATAAGCCCACACTTGACATTAATATAACAACCACTCTCGGTGAGTCTGCTGCATATCTTGCTGCATTTAACGGTAGCAGCCAGGCTTTAGAATTACTTATTAAACATCGTGCCAATATTAATTTATCTAATTGTGAGCAACAAACTCCCTTACATTTAGCCTGCTTTCAAGGCCATACCGATTGCATTATATTATTGCTAATGGCAAAAGCCGATGTTAATGCTCAAGATAGGCAAGAAAGAATCCCTTTACATTATTTAGCCCAGAATTCTACCCTGGATTCTTCAATAAAGAATAGCTTATTAGAGCTTTTCTGTTGCTTAAGGCCGGCATTAAACCAAAAATGTAGCGAAGGTTTTACTCCTGACCAACATGCAAGTGCTTTTGGTAATCTCGAATTCTCAGTAGAACTTATCAAATCAAAATTTCCAACCCTTTACAACTTATGCGTACAATACATAAGTGAAAATACCACAAGTTTCCCAAGCGAAATAACGATGTTACCTCCTGTCTGTCAAGATAGTATTTTTTTTCGATATAACGTCATTAGTTCGTCTCAACAATCTGTAGAAACAATTTCTTCTTTACCTGATAAAGTAGAGCTGGTAAAAAAATCGTTTGGTTACAGCTCATAA